From Candidatus Reconcilbacillus cellulovorans:
TTTGAATATCAAGTTGCCTCAGCAACGTCTTCCCGACCGAACATTTGTTTGGTATACTGAATACAAACGAATGTTCGGGAGTGGTTGTCATGGCCCAACAAGAAGCGATGACGTTAAAGAGATTTCAAGAGAAGTTTCATTCGGATGACGCATGCCGCGAGCATCTGTTCCAGAACCGCTGGCCGAACGGCTTTCGTTGCCCCAAATGCGAGCACGATGCATTTTATTATCTGGAACGCCGCAAGCTGTATCAATGCACGCGCTGCAAGCATCAGACTTCGGTAACCGCCGGCACGATTCTGCATAAATCCCATACGCCGCTGCTAACCTGGTTTTGGGCGATTTTCCTTGTGGCGCATGATAAACGCGGCGTTTCCGCAGTATTCCTTTCGCGCGAACTGGAAATCTCCTACCCTACGGCATGGTTAATGCTTCACAAGATTCGCAAAGCCATGGGAGATCGCGATGCCCATTACCAGCTGGCCGGTTTGGTCGAACTGGATGACGCGTTCTTCGGAGCGCCGACCGAAGGC
This genomic window contains:
- a CDS encoding DDE transposase, with the translated sequence MAQQEAMTLKRFQEKFHSDDACREHLFQNRWPNGFRCPKCEHDAFYYLERRKLYQCTRCKHQTSVTAGTILHKSHTPLLTWFWAIFLVAHDKRGVSAVFLSRELEISYPTAWLMLHKIRKAMGDRDAHYQLAGLVELDDAFFGAPTEG